A single genomic interval of Actinomycetota bacterium harbors:
- a CDS encoding ABC transporter ATP-binding protein — translation DEATSSIDSEIEALIQDALSRIMAGRTTIIIAHRLSTIKNVDRILVLSHGKIVEKGTHHSLLKAKGIYYQLYRYQYQLLQ, via the coding sequence GATGAAGCTACTTCCAGCATAGACTCAGAAATTGAGGCCTTAATCCAGGATGCCTTAAGCAGGATTATGGCAGGAAGGACTACCATAATTATTGCCCACAGGTTATCCACCATAAAAAATGTGGACCGGATACTGGTGCTCTCCCATGGAAAAATTGTAGAAAAAGGAACTCATCATAGCCTGCTTAAAGCCAAGGGCATCTATTATCAGCTGTATCGGTATCAATACCAGCTGCTGCAGTAA